CGCAGGTCGAAGACCTTGCGCACCGCGGCCTCCAACACGTCGTCGGACACCGTGCCGGTGCCGAAGGTCTCCACCAGTACGGAGACCGGCTGGGCCACGCCGATGGCGTAGGCCAGCTCCACCTGGCACTTCCTGGCCAGCCCCGCGGCCACCACGTTCTTGGCCACGTACCGGGCCGCATAGGCGGCGCTGCGGTCCACCTTGGTGGGGTCCTTGCCGGAGAAACAGCCGCCGCCGTGAGGCGCGCTGCCGCCGTATGTGTCCACAATGATCTTGCGGCCGGTGAGGCCGGAGTCCGCCGCCGGACCGCCCTTGACAAACCGGCCCGTGGGGTTGACATAAAATTTTGTGTTCTCATCCAACAGCTCCGCGGGAATGGTGTGCCGGACCACAAGCTTGATCATATCCCTGCGGATCTGCTCAAGAGAGACCTCGGGGCCGTGCTGGGTGGAGACCACCACCGTATCCACCCGGACCGGCTTGTCCCCCTCATATTCCACGGTGACCTGGGTCTTTCCGTCGGGCCGCAGGTAGTCCACCGCGCCGCTCTTGCGGATCTCTGTCAGCCGCAGGGCCAGCTTGTGGCTCAGTGAGATGGCCAGGGGCATCAG
This window of the Dysosmobacter acutus genome carries:
- the metK gene encoding methionine adenosyltransferase, encoding MAKHFFTSESVTEGHPDKICDQISDAVLDAIIEKDPEARVACETTACTGLIHVMGEISTSCYVDIPKIAREVVREIGYDRGKFGFDCETCAVITSIDEQSGDIAMGVDQSLESKEGKDSLTNGAGDQGMMFGYACDETPELMPLAISLSHKLALRLTEIRKSGAVDYLRPDGKTQVTVEYEGDKPVRVDTVVVSTQHGPEVSLEQIRRDMIKLVVRHTIPAELLDENTKFYVNPTGRFVKGGPAADSGLTGRKIIVDTYGGSAPHGGGCFSGKDPTKVDRSAAYAARYVAKNVVAAGLARKCQVELAYAIGVAQPVSVLVETFGTGTVSDDVLEAAVRKVFDLRPAAIIRDLDLRRPIYRKLAAYGHMGRTDLNVRWEDTDRTEALKSAVVQSN